The following DNA comes from Schistocerca piceifrons isolate TAMUIC-IGC-003096 chromosome 3, iqSchPice1.1, whole genome shotgun sequence.
ACGAACAACCGTACCTCAGTGATTCCCAGGTTGTTACGATGCCCACCAGTAAGCAGCAGCTGCCCGAACCTCGTCGTCATCCCGCTATTGTCAATGCGACAGACTTCTGGCGCCAGAAGGAGCAAGAGGCAGCTACTGGAAGACAACGGAAACCGGCATCTGCTTCTGCAAAACCACCTTTGCAACATTCGGCTTCGTCGTCTGCTGCCAGGAGTGACCGGTCCAGGTCAAATAGCCCACATTACAAGGAGAGGACGACGCCGGACAAGTCTTTCAAGCTCAGAGTGCCAAGTGCATCGTTCCCTTCACGTAGCACGGAGTCTGTCAGTTCCCTCAGTGGCCAGTCAGATCTCGCCAGTCCTGTGCAGCCAGCCAAGATTTTCAGCAATGGTCCAGTTAAAGACAGTTTGGAAAGTCCCAACGGGACAGATGGGCATAAGAAGAAGGATACATCCCCATCAAACAACTTTCGGCCACTGTCCATGGTGCTGGAAAACAGCGAGAATCAAGACCGCAGTGGGTCGTCTCAAGGTAGAGATGCCACTGTACAGAAAAATCAGACGAAACCTAATCCTCCTGCTCCACCACAGAGACGTTTCTCGAGACAGAGTTCCACATCGAGCATTGAAGCTTCAGAATGGATGGGTCCTGAAGATGCCCAGGACACGAATTCACAGAAAAAGAGGAGATCGACCAATCTGGAGGACGCCCTTTCGGAACTGGAGGCAATCTACAACAGTCTGCGCCTGGGAGACGACGACCTGTTAGACCGCGCAGAGAGGCGTGATGCCGCTGTGGCACGTCAGCAGCAGCTGCAACGACAGCAGCGATGCCAACAGAATGGCGATGCACCCATCTCCGTGGCCACACCGTGGGGTCGTGGAGCAGAATCAGACTCCGGCTACAATTACGGCCACGACTCCGCGTACGGGGATAACGAGTTCGGTGGCGGCAGGCAGCGGCGAAGAGCACCAGGGCCCCGCAAGTCCGGTGTGCCCGACATCGTGACGGACGACATGGCGTACCGCAGGCTGAACCCCAAGGAACAGCGCAGCAGCGCCACTGCATCACCGCAAGACTTCAGCAGCTACATTCAAGCCACTCCAGCTCTGGCCGGGGTGACAGACCTCCCTCCTGCCGGCGGACGCCCAGACACGACACTGGACGACGTCGTCTTCCGCAACATCCGCCACACTAACAACACTCTGCGTGTCGTCGAACCGCAGCCACCGTTCGGCATACCGTTGGGACCCGTAACACCGGCTCCGAACAGTGACTACTTACACGCTACACCTTCCGAGACTGCTCCACTTACTGGCTATAGACCTGCTTCGAAATCCAAGAAGATACCTGATGTGGTCAAAGACGACCTCGCTTACCGAAATTTGAGGAAGGATTCGCACAAGGATGCTGCAGGGCTCCCATCGAATGATACGAAAAACGAGAAGAAAAAGCGCGCCGTTAGATCTCTCTCTGCTAACCTTATGGGGTTGGTGAACAGAGACGCACTGCTCCGCGTACCTTCGGCTCCAAACGATCGAGATTTCGAGAAGGCGCAGAGTCTCTCCGACCTATCGGACCCACTGCAGACGGCCCAAAAATCTGCCGAGGGAAGAAACCCCGCAGTGGTCGCAGGCTCTAAAATGCGGAATGCCGCTTCGCCAGTGAATAAGCAGCAGAGTGATCCCGGTAGCGACGGCAGACGGAACAGCCTCTCAGCGCAGCAGTGTGACCACCACGACcgacaccaccgccaccaccaacgTTACAACTCCGCGAGTTGGGTGGAGCGCGCGATGCTCGACGTTAGTTCCACGGCCGCAGGTGCGAGTACCAGCACCGAGACACTGACGGACAGCCGGTTGAACCTGGAAGACGCGGCAGCGAGACGGCGCAGCTGGCAACAGCGTCTCAGGGTGTTCGTCCCTACGAGCGGCAGTGCCGAACAGTCGGCGAAACAGAGCCCGTCTCCGCAAGATATTAGTGGCGGGAGGCTCCCGTTCGGCAAGCCACCTCCGTACACGCCACCACCCCCTGCGACCGAGGGGAAACGGCACGCTGGAGCCCCAGTCGACGAGAACAACCTGGAGGATCTGCTGAGCGCACTGGCCCACGAGGCGCGGGCGACGAGTGAGAAGTTGGACCGAGAGCTGAAGCAGCTGGGCGACTCCGCAACCAACCTGAAGCTGGCGGCGCCACCGCCTCTGCAGTCGCCCAAAGCGGTGGCGAGCCTCGCCGTCAAGGAGCGACGGTCGACTCCGGCGCAGTCCGGCAGCTCGCAGAGGTCTCCCTCGGGCGGGCTCGACGATAGTGCCGGGGTCGGTTCCACTCCGGCAGACCACAGCCTGCTGCACAACATCCTATCGCGACACGAAGCCGAAGAGCATCGCGGGAGCCGAAGCGCCGAGCACGCGACGGAGACGGCGACGGTGGAGCTGCGGCTGCCGCCGGAGGAGAGCTGCGAGATCCGCAACCTGTCGTGCGACGGCAGCGTGCTCATCTCGGAGATCGTCCGGcaggggcggcggcggcagcgccggCGCAGCGGCGAGGAGGACGACAGCGACGACGACGAAGACAGCGGTCGGGACCAGCTGGTGCCGGACGTGGCGGGGGCGGGCGCCAGCGACGAGGAGGCGGACCTGGAGGTGGCGCGTGCCACGGCGGCGGCCGAGGCAGGTGAGCAGAAAGGGCTGGCGCTGCGGCGCTGGCTCCTCTGGCCGCAGGCAGCCGTCCGCGACTCCACCGAGCTGCTGGCCGCCGTGGGCGTGCTGCTCGCCGGCCTCTCCTTCCTGCTTGCCATCCTCTTCGTGTagggcgcgcgcgtgtgtgtatgtctgtgtgtgtgcgctACTGTTATCTATCTGGATCTCACCTGGCACACCAGATCGTTTGTGCAGCTCTGTTGGTACCCGAGCGTCTGTATACAATTGTTTCGGCATCTCCCGTTCTTCCGACGATTGGAGTGCAGAGCTGTCTCGTGTATGCAGATGGGTAATGCGCGGCCAGTTCAACGTGGCAGTAGGTTGTgggcataaataaacaaaaaattatacgTGGATCAAAGTAACGATGTGATCGACAGCCGAGCACAGAAGGTGGCGATCCTGTATATTTACCACGTGCAGCGTGCGCAATATGGAACCATCTCCATTCCAATTGCATTCTTCAAATCCACGTGCAGTATTCACTTAGCAGGATTGTAACACCGAGCGAGGTaacgcattggttagcacactggaaacaCCGAACGAagtaacgcagtggttagcacactggactcgcattcgggaggaagacggttcaaacccgcttccggccatcctgacttgggttttctgtgatctccctaaatcgcttgcAGTAGCTTCTTCTCTCATTTCCAAAtaatgtacattaaaaaaaaacaacgagCGCAATGCACAACGCCAAACATTCGGTTACTCTCTGAGGTTGGCAGTGCAGTAAACGAGGCAGTACAACAGGCCCGACCTATGAAGGCATCTTGTGCAACCCTAGTTCGACTCCCTCATCCAATTACAGCTGCCACGTTGAAGAGTTCGCACAATACCTACTTGCACGTCAAGTCACTTGCAAATGTACGTTTTCCATTGTAATGCAAAACGAGACAGCCGGAGTTGCAACTAATATGAATGTTTACTTAGTCGGTGACGTTTCGGGTTGcgcccattctcaaaccaaccAACGTTTGTCAAGTAAAATTTCCGTCCAAAACTGCATTATGTAAAGTGGGCACGTATGTGTATGATTCCAACTAATGTTCGTTAACGAACATTACCTGCGACCGTACATATATGCACGCAATTTATTTATTGCTATTTCTGACGGACGCTATACTTGCAAACATTGGTTGCTTGGAAAATGGGCGCAGTCCGAAACCAGTAACCGACTACATAAACATCCATTTGAGTTGCAACTCTGGCTGTTTCTTTTTGCATCACAGTCTAAAAAGTCGTTTCTATCCCACTATACCCAGCGCGCTGGAATTATGCAACGGTGTTTTTCACTTATGTTTACCGCTCCGCGAGACACTCTTTGTTCCTTAACTTCTTCCCGATGACAATGCCAGCAGGCTTGCACTGAAGTTCTAGTGCAATATGGTGCTCAAAAGTGGCGGCGTCCACGTGTGTTTAACTCCAGGTAGTAATCACTGTACCAGCCGCCTCGATCGCTGTCGCGCACTGCTTACTGCCGAAGTATTTGCTCTCAAGTAGCTTTGCTGACTACTCGACTGCGCAGTTTGTGGCATACACGAGTGCTTGTTCCCTGCCTTCAGTTCGTAGTTCCACTCTACATCACTGCTCTGAGTTTCGTTTGTTCTGCACATTCGTTCCATTACTTCTTTCAGTTACAAGACTAAACTGCTCGTATGATTTTGTCTGCGCCATAGTGTTTGCATTGTCTTCTGACAATGTCCCATCGTTGTGCGGATCTCTATCACTTTCCAGAGGGTGACGTTCCAACTGCATTCCTGCTCGCGCTTTCTGTTGACATCAGCGAGTGTTCTCATCTCGTGTGGAAATCTGACCTGTAAATGTTTTGCAGTAATTTCCTACTGGATCAGATGTTAGAGTATATGGCGTCCACATGAGGTTCATGCCATTCATAATTAGAGCTAACGATCACGACTATATCACAGGTGATGCATAAAATCAGTATTCTCTACCTTGCAACTGCGAATATTTATTGAATCTGAATCACAAGCATCTAACACTCGTATAAATAGATAATACGCTTTATTCAGTACATGTGTGGTTTCTCTGTACCAAGTATATCTACAGGACCGTTTCGCTTACGACTGCCTGAAGTAGTTTTCCTGTTTTTGAAACTGAGCTTTTCAGTTTTTCCGCGTTCTGTTCTTTTGACGGTTGAAAGAATTGGTTATTGTACAAAATATATATGTATCTGTACACACACAGCTCATTTGTTATTTCTGATGTCGAAACGATGTTCGCGTAAACTACTATCACGAAAAAGGCTCGTGTAAATCCCCCACATGTCACAGATCAGACTGAAGTACTACATTGTTTTGAATAAACAGTGACGCACGATTTGTTTGTTTCAGCCAGAGAGAAGTCAgatacaaaaatttgaaacagttgtgattttcaaaattttacatttgGTGATAGGTACTACTGCTATACCGCAATGTATCATACGAACATCTAAATATTGTAACTTAATGGCGCTTCCCACATAACTTGTTTGTTTTACTTAGAGGTAGAAACAAAACGTAATGTAACAGACACCTCAACTTAACGTGGAACCGTGCAGTCTCGCGCTCGGAGAAATAGGTGCAGTTGATGTAGAGCACAGATTTTGTGACTAAAAAGCTGCTTATTTTCATAATACATACATATTGTGGTTGCATTGCTAGTCTATTCATCCAAATTGTTTCTATTAGCGATGGTAAAGGATGGTAGCATTAAGCTCGTGCTTTGTATTTGAGCGGAATTCTTTGATTTCCGAAGCATCCCAATTATAGAGCGGCTGAAACAAGTACAAAAAAAAGAAGGTAATCGTTCTgtttcttatttacgaagaaagcACAGTGAAACTGTCTTTCACTCGGCGTCGCCGTCCTTAATACTTCATGAGGGTGGAGGCGCAAGAAAACAAAGACAGGTAGGAAAGAGGAAAATCCAAAAAACCGAAATCAGATTGTCTAAGATTTGCGCTAGGAAAACTATTTTAATAGCCATAAGGTAAGCGAGTCTCGCAGGTGGCTTTCAGATATTAATTGCAAGTAGACATTAAAACATGGTCTTCAGTTTCAAATTTACGTGAAAACGATCTGTGTGTAATCTCATGTTTAGAGATCAATTTTTTTTACTTACATCTACTTACTACATAATATCCACTACACAATTCACAACGTGTTTCACATTTCTTCAAACCATCTGAAACAGTGTGTTACATTTGCCGATGTTTTATTTCTGAACACAGATATTTTTAAGCAATCTGCAAATATTTTAACCATCTTGCCCGATCTCTGGTGCCAATATTGCTTTTCTGTTTCTTTTCCGTGCGAAAGCTGTTGTTCGCTATACGACGTAGACAGACGTATGTTCTGTGCTTTCCAAAGTTGTGTTGTTTCACATTCTGATCGACAAAGTTCGGATAATGCTCAAGGTATTTCTGAAAGGACGCAGAACTAAATGACACTTATCTGTTTCAAGAAAACCAAAAATTGACATTAAATCATCTTGTCGTAGTCCTATCTCCTCACCAACTCTCGTAGTTCCTGGTTTTGTCGTGTTCTAAGCAAAATGCAATTATGTCCCAGTTGTGTCTTCTCTCCTTTTTAAATACTGTCCCAAAGGGGTCAGTTGCGATCTTTCTGTTTTATCAGTACGATATATTTTCCTTTCAATTATTTGTGCACTTCAGACAGAGGCAGCTGGAACAAACACGTGattaaaacaaaactttattttcatATATTATTTTATCTCGCCGTTGATAGTCATTGTGATGGTGCTATAATTAAGACACCCTGTACATACTGCTTTTGTGCAAAAGTTCGTGAATATATTTTTAAGTGTGTGTAATGTTTCTTGCGTTGCCTCATTTACGCGTAATGATGCCTATCTTATTTAATTTGCAGTTCATGGCGAAAAGATGAAGATGGCACGAAATTCATCAGATGTATTCTTATTGTTACGCTCTTTGATTTACTTTTGAATATTGTGTTAATGTATTAATATATGTATAAAATTGTGTTAGTTTGTTACAGACATGAAGATTGACATTTAAAGTATACCTACTTGAAGACAATTTTCTTGCATTGCTTAATTGTTGCATTTCCATGTCATGTATTTTTGTAAGACAAATGGACCTACTTTACGATTTACTTTGAGTTGTTGTTAGAGATTGACACGACTTTAGCTGCACTTAATGCACTGTAAGTTTGGATGCATGGAGCATGCCTGTAAATAACAAGTTAGTTACGAGTAACACTCTAGCTATTTGATCCTTTTTGCACTAAGTTCTATTCAGTTTTTAATAAGGAGAATAAAGTTGAATTGAGCACTCATAGACATAATAGTGTTTTATTTCCTCACCTCACAACTTTAACATGTTTCTGGTGTGCTGTGATTTAGTTAGATATCTCGGAATGGGTGAAAAGAGTTTGGTGTGTTCAATGTTGCGCTTCGCACGCACCACTACAAACATGGTACTTTATTTTCCTGCAAAATTGTTCCGTAGTTTTTATAATATGTGGAAGAAATTGTACTTTAACTGCTGTAAGAAACCACGTCAAAACAACAGGTGTCTGTAGGGCTCCATGTTACTTTATTATTGGGCATAGTtgctaacaaaattatttttcttgatgGTTAATCCATCAAAAGAAATTGAATATTTTGTTAGTGCAGAAACTGATTTAATATACATTCTTTGATAGTAAACGCTTGATATCATGTAATACgcaataactgtgtgtgtgtgtgtgtgtgtgtgtgtgtgtgtgtgtgtgtgtgtgtgtgtgtgtgtgtctgtgtctgtgtgtgtgtgtgtgtgtctgtgcttggatgagagagagagagaaatgctagCTGTCCGGTGGCCGGTAGCTCATTGTTAACCATCTGGTAAGTCTCAACATTATCATATTTGTTTGTGATcagaaaacattatttgctgtgtatgCCACCTTGATATTACAGTGTACCGGTCAACCGTATTCGTTTATAATCGTGTGAGATATCCATAAAGGTAAATACAAAAGAAGATACGTCATTTCAATAAAAGTTTTGGTAATGGAATATTACATCTGGATATGAGAATATTTTAAAGGCAAATTCACGCCAGTAGGCGATTGATGTAAGTTACTTCTGTAACTTTTATTTCAAACATGTGCATCCCATACATAAATCGGACATAACTGACTAGAGATGTACGCAGACCTCAACACCGAAAATTATTTTCTCTCTTGATACATTGACTCATTTGTACGCGTGCAGTAGGTTTCTTCTACAGTCTGGTGGTAGATGTGATCCGTCGAAGTTCGATTTCTTTCCGTTCTAAGACCTGGAGGGAAATGGCAAATAGAACCACAGTTCATTGTGCTTGTCACAGACTTGTCACGTGCCTCCACCGTTGCTatccaccccttcccccccccccctacgccccccccccatccccccacacacacatatacacagtcACTGGCAGAATCCCCAGCAGTACCGATCGGGTCATGTGTGGAATTATTAGAGACAATGAAAGTTTGAAGTAGGCCAGGGGGCTTAGCTAAGGGGAcaactcgcgataagcaggaaattcgAGTTCGAATTAATGTCTGGGTcaaattttctgttattaataCGTATTCATCACATTTCAGGTTAAGCATATCTGAACAttttgcggtgagatcttttcacatCATTGTATCTTCACTGATTTAATCCCCATCGATTCATTCCTCAAATTTCAgtgcatttatttaatttcataaattGATAACCACCCGACTTGCGCGCAGTGGCATTCAACAAAAAGTAAAAGCAACGCCGTCGCGAGAGAAGGCGGCGAGGGGCCGGCCGCCGAGTAGGCAGAAACAGGCGGCGTATCAGATCAATTAGGTATTGATCATGTCTTTGAGTTAATAACAATTCCATTCTACTTCAGTTGTTTCAAGTGCTTGTCAGCCGGCGCGTGGTGGTTATATCAACCTGTGAAATCAGGATCAAGAAGGGAAATTCAATACAGAAACCCTTTACTTACGAATAACAGACGCAGTAGTCATTCAGTTCAGAGTGCATAAATTAGACGCCAACAGGCAATACAAATGACAATTTACACTATGCTGCATTTTAAAACTTTTGGAACAATGTTTTATGACTGtaaggtgatattttaagtatttTTCATACTGATTACAAATCTTATTTTGGCTTTTCTTTATCGCGTCAGATTTTTATACACAGCACGTCTGAGGTTTTTTCTGATATCACATTTGTTCTAACAGGTATTTTAAACTccattagaaataaattatttattttgtaaccttGTATAGAATCACTACACATTGCATTAGAGCAGACAGTGGTACACATTCACTTAAAAAtgctaataattattataaaacataCGAATAACAATTTAATTTCCCTTCAGTGATCTCACAGCATCTAGTTCTTTCTGACACGGGGCAAAACTTCTCTTCCTGGGTTGTCTCCCTTCATCAGTGCCATCTCTCTTTAGCATATAACTAGTCAGCCATCATTTTGCATTCCACCTTCCTTGGTATCTCTTCTACGTCTTCTTAATGCCCTATTGGAACCCTTCTCCTTGTTCCTTAGTGACATCTCTAAGATTAACGGAGAGAAAATTAATATGTGAATGTGGAACATGAAGCCTCACACTCACATTACATCCTTATTTCATGAAACCCTGCAACATTGTTTTGACCATGGATTTATAATTTGGATGTCTGTTGTTGCAGAAAAAATCTACCACTACTTCGTTAAATGAAACTCAAATTCTTTTTTTCCTCTGCCTTCATTGTTCTTTTAGACAAACTATCTTTCATTAAATGTCTATCTGCGGCCTCGCAAAGAGCTCTTCTTTTAGTTTCTCATGAGATACTTTCGGTAAGTTCAGGGAACAGTCAAAATCTTTTGGAAGTGCTTTGGTAAACTGTGTCATTAATCAAAATTTGATGTGAAGAGGAGGTAATAGTATGTTGCTTGGTTGCACAATTGGATCATTTGTTATAGCCTGTGAACCGAGTGCGAGGGTTTTTCTTTCGGGCTAGTTAGTTACCTTCCAGTGGTTGTCTTTGGCTCGGATGTCCCTTTAACAAATGAAACACGACATTTTTGTGTACCTAGATTATTGTCCAAGCATCATGCCAACTACTTTCAAATCCCCATATATTGTTCAAGAATGTTTTTCTGCGTCCTCATATTTCAAAACAGCTTTGAGGTTTTCTTACGCCTTCTTGTGGTGTATTGAATGGGCTATAGGTATTGAGCGAAAAAAATTTCcattatgtaaagaaacaccttATAGACTACTCTTTGGTGAGTCTATAAACAACCTCTACAAAGTTGGGCCACAAGAGGCGTTAAGTAAATTCAGTAAACCGTCAATATCACAACAGAAAGCTATATGGTTGGCccctttaaataattttattaattccttTTCTGTGTTGCTACGCCAAGAGAATGGTACTCCAGGTAATAGATGAAGTTTTACTTTCCATCTTGACACAAGCTATTCGGTGGCATTTTTTGTCACTTTCAAGTCACGAGTTAAATCATTTAGTTCGTTATGACTAAATAACTAGTGCAGAATCTTCTTCTGGCCTGTAATCATCGCTTTGATTTTCTGAGCTACTCTCCTGTTGCAAATCTTCAAGAATGGTAGGTGGAGTTGGATAGGGAGAGATTCACTATGCATAACTCGTTGGAAGACCAAATAAATAATAGGATATTTTAAATCCTACTTACTTTTTGCGTTACGACCTTCAACGTTAACCATAAAAAATAAATCATATACATGGTGTTGCGGCTCGCTCCAGGCCATTGGGAATTGCCGAAGGTGTTGATTTCCTCTTAGCACTTTTCGACAGTCTCAGTCCCTCCACATATGTACGGCATACCGTTTGCAGTGCCCAGCTTTTGTCTTGATCACCAGAGCAAGTGTGGCCGACATTTTTCACGAAACTATTAACTTCCTGCCTTCCGTTAGGGCTGTTCAAATACTTATgagaacttatttctgagaaactGAAAAGTACATTTAAGAGCACAAATATAGCGTCGCAACACTATAGCATGTCAGCAGTGAACTAACGTTTCCCGCTTAATAGCCACATGGGTGTGACAAGTTGACCAAATACTCCATTttactaaaataaaatttctcttaCTTGCAATAAAATTTCTCTTATGGAACTTAGGTTTAAATGAAAAATGAGGCTACCTGATTTGTGAAAAAGCTGTACGCAATAGGAAGGAACCTAGTAACAGATCTGAAATCACTGCAAAAAAGTACTAAAGGAACAGGAAAAACTATGCAAACATCAAAAATCATGTTGCATAGGGTTATTGAGCTACTGCATGTGGCGAGTTAGACAGAAAATTACCATGACATGTGGTGAAGAATCAGCATTAAATAAGGAAATGAAATTACAGTTTATGATACAGTTTCGATGAATAATTCGACAAATTACTGCACACTGTGTCTTAATTTTCAAGTGAGTTAAAGTACTTATCCGAACTAGCCAACAAGGAACTGTCTTGGATAATTCTGTTAAAGTCTTGGACAAATTTGTCCCAAACGACCAGTTGTACAGAAGTTTTTCTTGGGGAGGTCCGAGAGAGAAATCTAATGATACACACGGGaagaggtggcgccgtggttaacaCTCTGTACTTGTATTCCAAACGACGGAGTTCAGATCCCGGGATTTACGTCTTCCATGATTTCCCTCAGTCTCTTttgcttgcaatttttttttattttattttatttattttttttttttttttttatgccacAGCCGGTTTCTTTCATATTCTTCCTCTAATCCGAGCTCGGCTTCGTTATCGACGGAGCGTTAGACCataatttttcttctttccctACACTAACTATTAGGAGAtgtataaatgaaaagaaaaaatcaAACGTAGTAATGAAGTAGTCAAAAGCGAAAACTGAATTTACTATCAGAAGCGTAAAATTTACCACCTCGGTGTCCATACGAATCTTAGGTCACAGCGTCTTGTATCGCCTGCGGTTAGAAAGGAGTCTAGAGACAGGTTACCGAAAAACTTATTTGACGGGGCAATAGCTTTTGCTGAATATAGTAGGTGAACAGTGCTAAAATCGTTTCGTAGAGGATAATATGTCTTATAAATTCGTACAAAATTATTCATTAAGCGAAAAATAAACACTGAATGCAGAAGTATCGGCTAGTTGTTTGGTTGTAGATATAGTTTCAGCTAAAGAATTCCtgagaaatttctttatttgggccgtgcgggattagccgtgcggtttaaggcgctgcagtcatggactgtgcggctggacccgg
Coding sequences within:
- the LOC124788825 gene encoding uncharacterized protein LOC124788825; this translates as MAVAEPQGLFLKFYVATVSTVPRARPLSAPRSRSMDRAVEMAALSQPVPPRHRRPSDELLPDTKKDAAASGGGSGKRWSLGGLFRRRRKKSDAPDTPPDTSSDDEDARGGFLSRRRSRRDSKHGSTKKKLVGTFDHVVVNPLARPPHPPQAQPQSQQQHRQDQRQQDEQHERENEREPQQQVPAVSPTLTPQDVNGNASPRLGDSLSSRSSSKDWQPPQQQQTQQHRRQESSGSGSVEGGGGGGGGGGGGTTTTTRRGRRDLVKARVEASRLRASAADSSSDEAGPELQQQRPPRSSDDSLSLSKRSRSARTERYIRRLEAGRWQQHQLESPAVSATPSPAHSPLVRPKLLKPVTPPADAATFPPSGALSGGGIKASLLLPPGRGPVGGSARVLRGPSPVRTSAESLLLAQHHSAAGGTSRPAWHHAVQTGSHDNIYGRAAAYHQQPQQRSQSFDSNIHRATAPSHGHQLTTQLSAPTTVTGADDVMVVQFPIARPTGLLPARSSSVGNHHHHPGHHHQQQHQHQHAGQSSAFPTVKQGPPPPPPRDPQRKLPTGPSGQPDVPRPMSYAFESGTDYAPHERFRQYFQPAQHGSNLESLGTVWVGGGGYQRRSGSDNQIAVSYPPPQQQRLQSFTPTPTSRPRPNSVTPDGNGAPGVLRPLPSPQNVGHRMVPRTPTEQCTATSRHVAPQQSHQQVQYFADQYPRSRRPIHVQYNGSSGSYEQPYLSDSQVVTMPTSKQQLPEPRRHPAIVNATDFWRQKEQEAATGRQRKPASASAKPPLQHSASSSAARSDRSRSNSPHYKERTTPDKSFKLRVPSASFPSRSTESVSSLSGQSDLASPVQPAKIFSNGPVKDSLESPNGTDGHKKKDTSPSNNFRPLSMVLENSENQDRSGSSQGRDATVQKNQTKPNPPAPPQRRFSRQSSTSSIEASEWMGPEDAQDTNSQKKRRSTNLEDALSELEAIYNSLRLGDDDLLDRAERRDAAVARQQQLQRQQRCQQNGDAPISVATPWGRGAESDSGYNYGHDSAYGDNEFGGGRQRRRAPGPRKSGVPDIVTDDMAYRRLNPKEQRSSATASPQDFSSYIQATPALAGVTDLPPAGGRPDTTLDDVVFRNIRHTNNTLRVVEPQPPFGIPLGPVTPAPNSDYLHATPSETAPLTGYRPASKSKKIPDVVKDDLAYRNLRKDSHKDAAGLPSNDTKNEKKKRAVRSLSANLMGLVNRDALLRVPSAPNDRDFEKAQSLSDLSDPLQTAQKSAEGRNPAVVAGSKMRNAASPVNKQQSDPGSDGRRNSLSAQQCDHHDRHHRHHQRYNSASWVERAMLDVSSTAAGASTSTETLTDSRLNLEDAAARRRSWQQRLRVFVPTSGSAEQSAKQSPSPQDISGGRLPFGKPPPYTPPPPATEGKRHAGAPVDENNLEDLLSALAHEARATSEKLDRELKQLGDSATNLKLAAPPPLQSPKAVASLAVKERRSTPAQSGSSQRSPSGGLDDSAGVGSTPADHSLLHNILSRHEAEEHRGSRSAEHATETATVELRLPPEESCEIRNLSCDGSVLISEIVRQGRRRQRRRSGEEDDSDDDEDSGRDQLVPDVAGAGASDEEADLEVARATAAAEAAASPLSSLQTESRAAVLLERDFSSTTFPPSRHTQETALLAGSV